A region from the Riemerella anatipestifer genome encodes:
- a CDS encoding glycosyltransferase family 2 protein: protein MPEVSIITPCYNASKFLKETINSVLNQTFTNWEWIISDDNSKDNSVEIIKQINDPRIKLIESKQNGGAGKARNLALELATGRYITFLDADDLWETNFLEEMVSFMKRENAELAYSNYARCDENLTPIIEDFKADKIVTFNNLLKTCRLSLLSSMYDSQRVGKEFFPEGSKREDHVMWLNLLKKIPQGKPLPKTMAKYRMHSNSVSRKKSNIIKDQYLVYKDFMNFSTLKSLYYTAHWAFNGFLKYAKWFN from the coding sequence ATGCCCGAAGTCTCTATTATAACGCCTTGTTACAATGCTTCTAAGTTTTTAAAAGAAACTATAAACTCTGTGCTCAATCAAACCTTTACAAATTGGGAGTGGATTATTTCTGACGATAACTCCAAGGATAATTCAGTAGAGATTATAAAACAGATTAACGACCCAAGAATAAAACTGATAGAATCTAAACAAAACGGTGGAGCAGGAAAGGCTAGAAACCTAGCACTAGAACTAGCAACAGGCAGATATATTACCTTCCTAGATGCTGACGATTTATGGGAAACTAATTTTCTTGAAGAAATGGTATCCTTTATGAAAAGAGAAAATGCAGAACTTGCTTACTCTAACTATGCTAGATGTGATGAAAATTTGACGCCCATCATAGAAGACTTTAAGGCTGACAAAATAGTAACATTCAACAACCTACTAAAAACATGCAGACTTTCCTTACTATCTTCTATGTACGATAGCCAAAGAGTGGGCAAAGAATTCTTCCCTGAAGGCTCTAAAAGAGAAGACCATGTTATGTGGCTTAACCTATTAAAGAAAATTCCGCAAGGAAAGCCACTCCCTAAAACAATGGCAAAATATCGTATGCATAGTAATAGTGTCTCTAGAAAAAAGAGTAACATTATTAAGGACCAATACTTAGTTTATAAAGATTTTATGAATTTTTCTACCTTAAAATCACTCTACTATACGGCGCATTGGGCTTTTAATGGCTTTTTAAAGTACGCTAAATGGTTTAATTAA
- a CDS encoding Do family serine endopeptidase yields MKNNLKKLIPLAAVGVVSAATTFGTIEYFKNDNIADSSYFHTAKNDSQFTGLNAAALGDDFVKAAKTTVPAVVTIKNYQNNTRTSRSSEQDLLDFFFGDPFNRSQRQRQQQQAPQDMPTGLGSGVIISPDGYIISNNHVVAGASKLEVTLSNKKTYVAKLIGSDPSTDIALLKIEDSGLPYLNFANSDLLEVGQWVVAVGNPLGLNSTVTAGIVSAKGRSIDLLRQQSKTPIESFIQTDAVINRGNSGGALVNLNGDLVGINSAISSSSGYYEGYGFAVPSNLARKVVEDIKKFGIVQRGFLGISSLDLSDETQVKIYNQQTKSNLKSGNGIYVTEISNNSGAEDAGLKKGDVIVQIDDSKITDFADLSLAIGSKRPGDTVMVTYLRDGKTKTVRATLKDQSGNTKTRTKADLTVVEKLGAKFQSLSDENKVYYGLRSGVVVTDIDENSLLASKTGIDNNYIITEVNGKPVNSQKDIENILENYKGIVSIKYLDVYGRLTSRGFNMP; encoded by the coding sequence ATGAAAAATAATCTAAAAAAACTCATACCTCTAGCTGCCGTAGGCGTAGTTTCTGCAGCAACTACTTTTGGAACTATTGAATATTTTAAAAACGATAACATTGCTGACTCTTCGTATTTCCATACTGCTAAAAATGACAGTCAGTTTACAGGACTTAATGCTGCCGCTTTAGGAGATGATTTCGTAAAAGCAGCCAAAACTACAGTACCTGCCGTGGTAACCATAAAAAATTATCAAAATAACACTAGAACTTCTAGAAGCTCTGAACAAGACCTACTTGACTTTTTCTTTGGCGACCCATTCAACAGAAGTCAAAGACAAAGACAACAACAGCAAGCACCACAAGATATGCCTACTGGTCTAGGTTCTGGGGTGATTATCTCTCCTGACGGATACATCATTTCTAATAATCACGTAGTAGCAGGAGCTAGTAAACTAGAAGTAACCCTAAGCAACAAAAAAACTTATGTAGCTAAGCTTATAGGAAGCGATCCTTCTACCGACATTGCACTATTAAAAATAGAAGATAGCGGACTACCTTACCTTAACTTCGCAAACTCAGATTTGCTAGAAGTGGGACAATGGGTAGTAGCTGTAGGAAATCCTCTAGGACTTAACTCTACCGTAACTGCAGGTATCGTTTCTGCAAAAGGAAGAAGCATTGACCTTTTAAGACAACAATCTAAAACCCCGATTGAAAGCTTTATACAAACAGATGCTGTAATTAACAGAGGTAATAGTGGCGGAGCTTTAGTAAATCTTAATGGAGATTTAGTGGGTATTAACTCTGCTATTTCCTCATCATCTGGATATTATGAAGGATATGGCTTCGCTGTTCCGTCTAACTTAGCAAGAAAAGTTGTAGAAGACATTAAGAAGTTTGGAATAGTACAAAGAGGGTTTCTAGGAATTAGTTCATTAGACTTATCTGACGAGACACAAGTAAAAATATACAACCAGCAGACTAAAAGCAACTTAAAATCAGGAAACGGAATCTACGTTACGGAAATCTCCAATAATAGTGGCGCCGAAGATGCTGGTCTTAAAAAAGGAGATGTCATCGTTCAAATAGATGATAGTAAAATTACTGATTTTGCTGACCTATCTCTAGCTATTGGTAGCAAAAGACCTGGAGATACCGTAATGGTAACTTACCTAAGAGACGGAAAAACTAAAACTGTAAGAGCCACACTAAAAGACCAAAGTGGAAATACAAAAACTAGAACTAAAGCTGACCTTACTGTCGTTGAAAAACTAGGAGCTAAATTCCAATCTTTAAGTGATGAAAACAAAGTCTATTACGGTCTTAGAAGTGGTGTAGTAGTTACAGATATAGACGAAAACAGCCTTCTTGCTAGCAAAACAGGTATTGATAACAACTATATCATCACAGAGGTTAATGGCAAACCCGTTAATTCTCAGAAGGATATAGAAAATATTTTAGAAAACTACAAAGGTATTGTCTCTATAAAATATTTAGATGTTTATGGACGTTTAACTAGTAGAGGATTTAATATGCCTTAG
- a CDS encoding C4-dicarboxylate ABC transporter — MFNYLSILAGVMYLTLGVVVLVYKFFVIQLDDYVAYPLGILMVIYGVFRVFRAIYNIKQSKKDV; from the coding sequence ATGTTTAATTATTTATCTATTTTAGCAGGTGTTATGTACCTTACTTTAGGTGTTGTGGTACTAGTGTATAAATTTTTTGTAATTCAGTTAGATGATTATGTTGCCTATCCGTTAGGTATTTTGATGGTAATTTATGGTGTCTTCAGGGTCTTTAGGGCAATCTATAATATAAAGCAGAGTAAGAAAGATGTATAA
- a CDS encoding peptidase U32 family protein, with protein sequence MTKSGKIELMCPAGDFTSLQAALDNGADSVYFGVEQLNMRARASMNFTIDDLPEISRRCQEKGVRTYLTLNTIIYDHDLSIIKTLLDKAKEANLTAVIAMDQAVIAYARQIGMEVHISTQINITNIETVKFYAMFADTMVMSRELSISQVKKICTQIEKEQIKGPSGNLVEIEIFGHGALCMAVSGKCYLSLHSHNSSANRGACKQNCRKKYTVIDQESGFEIELDNEYMMSPKDLCTINFLDQIVDAGVKVLKIEGRGRAPEYVATVTKCYREAIDSIEDGSFSQEKVAEWMRQLETVYNRGFWSGYYLGQELGEWSPNPGSNATQKKLYIGKGRHYYPKSSIAEFLIEAYDLNVGDKVLIQGPTTGSQELEITEMMVDGKGISEKATKSEVITFKTDFRVRPSDKLYKIVKA encoded by the coding sequence ATGACTAAAAGCGGAAAAATAGAACTAATGTGTCCTGCAGGAGATTTCACTTCTCTTCAGGCAGCTTTAGATAATGGTGCAGACTCTGTCTATTTCGGTGTAGAACAGCTTAACATGAGAGCTAGAGCTTCTATGAACTTTACCATAGATGACTTACCCGAAATCAGCAGAAGATGCCAAGAAAAAGGTGTAAGAACATACCTTACCCTCAACACTATTATTTATGACCACGATTTATCAATCATAAAAACCCTTTTAGACAAGGCAAAAGAAGCCAACCTTACCGCCGTTATTGCTATGGATCAGGCTGTGATTGCTTACGCAAGGCAGATTGGTATGGAGGTGCATATTTCTACCCAAATTAACATTACCAATATAGAAACTGTAAAATTCTATGCAATGTTTGCAGACACTATGGTAATGAGTAGAGAATTAAGTATCAGCCAAGTAAAAAAGATTTGTACTCAAATAGAAAAGGAGCAAATTAAAGGTCCTTCTGGAAATTTAGTAGAAATAGAAATATTTGGACACGGAGCTTTATGTATGGCAGTTTCTGGGAAGTGTTATCTAAGTCTACATTCACATAATTCTTCTGCTAACCGTGGGGCTTGTAAGCAAAATTGCCGAAAAAAATATACTGTAATAGACCAAGAAAGCGGTTTTGAAATAGAACTTGACAACGAGTATATGATGTCTCCTAAAGACTTATGTACCATCAATTTCTTAGATCAAATTGTAGATGCAGGGGTTAAAGTTCTAAAAATAGAAGGCAGAGGGCGCGCTCCAGAGTATGTAGCCACCGTAACCAAGTGCTATAGAGAAGCCATAGACAGTATAGAAGACGGCTCTTTTTCTCAAGAGAAAGTAGCAGAATGGATGAGGCAGCTAGAAACCGTTTATAATAGAGGTTTTTGGAGTGGCTACTATTTAGGACAAGAACTAGGAGAATGGTCTCCAAACCCAGGCTCTAATGCTACACAAAAGAAACTTTACATAGGCAAAGGCAGACATTATTATCCAAAATCTAGTATTGCCGAGTTTTTAATCGAAGCATACGATTTGAATGTGGGCGATAAAGTTTTAATCCAAGGACCTACCACAGGTTCTCAAGAGTTAGAAATTACCGAAATGATGGTAGATGGAAAGGGCATTAGCGAAAAAGCTACTAAAAGTGAGGTCATCACATTCAAAACCGATTTCCGTGTAAGACCTAGTGACAAGCTTTATAAAATTGTTAAGGCATAA
- a CDS encoding MotA/TolQ/ExbB proton channel family protein translates to MEMNVSNTEEQVIARQKSGLNPAVVLPILYVIALSIYIFILGNPGNFKEDARIAGQASVAFADIPSKELHPESFMGIIYMGGPVVHILILFMITVIVFSFERFFVIKKAQGKGNLDKFVLEIRGLLNQNKIDEAIEKCDAQQGSVGNVVKEGLVTYKALANDSSMDKEKKMVALTKALEEATTLEMPMLEKNMMILSTLGTVATLVALLGTVIGMIKAFFALGSGGGTPDAAALSIGISEALINTALGIGTSAIAIILYNFFTSKIDGLTYKIDEIGMSIQQSFAEFN, encoded by the coding sequence ATGGAAATGAATGTTTCAAACACAGAGGAGCAAGTAATTGCTAGACAGAAGAGCGGGCTTAACCCAGCTGTAGTACTACCTATTTTGTATGTAATTGCGTTAAGTATTTACATCTTTATATTAGGTAACCCAGGTAACTTTAAAGAAGATGCAAGGATTGCAGGACAAGCGTCTGTAGCTTTTGCAGATATACCATCTAAGGAATTGCATCCAGAGTCTTTCATGGGGATTATCTACATGGGAGGTCCAGTGGTACATATCCTAATTTTATTTATGATTACAGTAATCGTTTTCTCTTTTGAGCGTTTCTTCGTTATTAAAAAAGCTCAAGGAAAAGGAAATCTTGACAAATTTGTACTTGAGATAAGAGGTCTTCTTAATCAGAATAAAATTGATGAAGCTATTGAGAAGTGTGATGCTCAACAAGGTTCTGTAGGTAATGTGGTAAAAGAAGGACTAGTTACTTATAAGGCATTGGCTAACGATAGCTCTATGGATAAAGAGAAGAAAATGGTTGCTTTAACTAAAGCTTTAGAAGAAGCTACAACATTAGAGATGCCTATGTTAGAGAAAAATATGATGATTCTTTCTACATTAGGTACAGTAGCAACATTAGTAGCGCTTTTAGGTACGGTAATCGGGATGATTAAGGCGTTCTTCGCTTTAGGTTCTGGTGGTGGTACTCCAGATGCTGCGGCTTTATCTATTGGTATCTCAGAAGCCTTGATTAACACGGCTTTAGGTATCGGTACATCAGCTATTGCAATTATCCTTTACAACTTCTTTACATCTAAGATAGACGGATTAACTTATAAGATAGACGAGATTGGTATGTCTATTCAGCAGTCTTTCGCTGAGTTTAACTAA
- a CDS encoding ExbD/TolR family protein, with translation MAEVQVQDKGEKGGKVRSKKQSTRVDMTPMVDLGFLLITFFMFTTTFSKPNVMDLGLPAKPKKDAPKPPPTEIDLSNSISLIIGKDNKIFYHQTDKDGLNEGTLQETTYDKDGITKVIEDAKKRAKDVTKFTVIIKPTDDAVYKNFVDVLDEMAVTKSEQYGVTDIKDWEKAVYEKKVGTAK, from the coding sequence ATGGCAGAAGTACAAGTACAGGATAAGGGCGAAAAGGGCGGCAAAGTCCGTTCCAAGAAGCAGTCCACTAGAGTGGATATGACTCCGATGGTAGACTTAGGTTTTCTACTCATTACATTCTTTATGTTTACCACTACTTTTAGTAAACCAAATGTGATGGATTTAGGTCTTCCTGCGAAACCTAAAAAAGATGCTCCTAAACCGCCTCCTACGGAGATTGATTTGAGCAACTCTATATCTTTAATTATAGGTAAGGATAATAAGATTTTTTATCATCAAACGGATAAAGATGGTCTTAATGAAGGTACACTTCAGGAGACAACCTATGATAAAGATGGGATTACGAAAGTAATAGAAGATGCAAAGAAGAGGGCTAAAGATGTAACTAAATTTACAGTTATCATCAAGCCAACGGATGATGCAGTGTATAAGAATTTTGTAGACGTTCTTGACGAAATGGCTGTCACTAAAAGTGAACAATATGGGGTAACCGATATTAAAGACTGGGAGAAAGCTGTTTATGAAAAGAAAGTAGGAACTGCAAAATAA
- the leuS gene encoding leucine--tRNA ligase, with amino-acid sequence MFYNHQEIEKKWQKYWDDNQIFKSQEPKSGVEKNKPKFYVLDMFPYPSGAGLHVGHPLGYIASDIYARYKRHQGYNVLHPIGYDSFGLPAEQYAIQTGQHPAVTTENNITRYEEQLRKIGFSFDWSRELRTSDASYYKWTQWIFIQLFHSWYNKDTDKAESIDTLIAQFETKGTEGLNAVQTDELSFTSEEWNSASEQDKQDILLNYRLAYRAETTVNWCPALGTVLANDEVKDGKSERGGYPVFQKKMMQWSMRITAYSERLLQGLNTLDWPQPLKDSQEYWIGKSQGALVQFSVDGFLEGESIEVFTTRPDTIFGVSFMVLAPEHHLVEKLTTEEQKNAINQYIEETSKKTERDRMADVKSVSGAFTGSYVTHPFTKELIPIHISDYVLMGYGTGAVMAVPAHDDRDHRFAKYFGLPIKKVVATDIDVQEESFDSKESTCVNSDFLDGLNYKDAKQRVIQEIENLGIGKGTTNYRQRDAIFSRQRYWGEPVPIYYKEEMPYTLPLSALPLELPEVEKYLPTEDGDPPLGNAKNFAWDEVNQRVTSVDLIDNKTVFPMELSTMPGWAGSSWYFLRYMDSTNDEVFCAKEKSDYWGQVDLYIGGSEHATGHLLYARFWNMFLKDRGFISHEEPFQKLINQGMILGMSAFVFRVDGTNQFVSKNLAKDYQTQKIHVDVALLKGTSDELDTDAFKQWRPEFKDAEFILEDDKYITEREVEKMSKSKYNVVNPDDICEEYGADCLRLYEMFLGPLEQSKPWNTQGLSGVYGFLKKFYNLYFDGDEVNISDEEPTKEEYKVLHTLIKKVKFDIDNFSFNTSVSSFMIAVNELQKLKTNKRKILEPLAVVISPYAPHICEELWQLLGYNESIEFVEFPALNEEYLREDEIEYPVSFNGKMRFKLPLSADLSKEEIEKIAIENDKVLQYLDGNSIKKIIVVPKKIINIVF; translated from the coding sequence ATGTTTTATAATCATCAAGAAATAGAAAAGAAATGGCAAAAATATTGGGACGATAACCAAATTTTTAAAAGCCAAGAGCCGAAGTCAGGTGTTGAAAAAAATAAGCCGAAATTTTATGTGCTAGATATGTTCCCTTATCCTTCTGGGGCGGGTCTTCACGTGGGGCATCCACTGGGGTATATAGCATCGGACATTTACGCAAGATATAAAAGGCATCAGGGGTATAATGTACTTCACCCAATAGGTTATGACTCTTTTGGACTTCCTGCGGAACAATACGCCATACAGACAGGGCAGCACCCTGCGGTAACTACGGAAAATAACATCACTAGGTATGAAGAGCAATTGAGAAAAATTGGGTTTTCATTTGATTGGAGTAGAGAGCTGAGAACATCAGACGCTTCTTACTACAAGTGGACTCAATGGATATTTATTCAGTTGTTTCATTCGTGGTATAATAAAGATACAGATAAAGCGGAGTCTATTGATACGCTTATAGCTCAATTTGAAACTAAGGGTACTGAGGGACTTAATGCAGTGCAAACCGATGAATTATCATTTACATCAGAAGAGTGGAATTCAGCATCGGAGCAAGATAAACAAGATATACTTTTAAATTATAGATTAGCCTACCGTGCAGAAACTACGGTTAATTGGTGTCCTGCATTGGGAACGGTTTTAGCTAATGATGAAGTAAAAGATGGTAAGTCCGAAAGAGGTGGTTACCCTGTCTTTCAGAAAAAAATGATGCAGTGGAGTATGAGGATTACGGCATATTCTGAAAGACTATTACAAGGATTGAATACTTTGGATTGGCCACAACCTCTTAAAGATTCCCAAGAGTATTGGATTGGGAAATCTCAAGGAGCATTAGTTCAGTTTTCTGTAGATGGTTTTTTAGAAGGAGAGAGTATAGAAGTTTTTACCACTCGTCCAGACACTATTTTTGGAGTGAGCTTCATGGTGTTAGCGCCAGAACATCATTTGGTGGAAAAGCTAACAACAGAAGAACAAAAAAATGCTATAAATCAGTATATAGAAGAAACTTCTAAAAAGACGGAAAGAGATAGAATGGCAGATGTCAAGTCTGTATCTGGGGCTTTTACAGGGAGTTATGTAACCCACCCATTTACTAAAGAACTTATACCTATACATATATCAGACTATGTGCTTATGGGTTATGGTACGGGTGCGGTAATGGCAGTACCTGCACACGATGATAGAGACCATAGATTTGCAAAGTATTTTGGATTGCCAATTAAAAAAGTTGTAGCTACCGATATAGATGTTCAAGAAGAGTCTTTTGATTCTAAAGAAAGCACTTGTGTTAATTCTGACTTTTTAGATGGATTAAATTACAAAGATGCAAAACAGAGGGTTATACAAGAAATAGAAAATTTAGGTATAGGTAAAGGCACTACAAACTATAGACAGAGAGATGCTATTTTCTCTAGACAGAGATATTGGGGAGAGCCAGTGCCTATCTACTATAAAGAGGAGATGCCGTATACTTTGCCTTTGTCTGCCTTGCCACTTGAGTTGCCAGAGGTAGAGAAATATTTACCTACTGAAGATGGAGACCCACCGTTGGGAAATGCAAAGAATTTCGCGTGGGACGAAGTTAATCAGCGAGTAACTTCTGTGGATTTAATTGATAATAAAACGGTATTTCCAATGGAGTTATCTACGATGCCTGGTTGGGCAGGTAGTTCGTGGTATTTCTTAAGGTATATGGATTCTACTAATGATGAAGTTTTTTGTGCTAAAGAAAAATCTGACTATTGGGGGCAGGTAGATTTATATATAGGAGGAAGCGAACATGCTACAGGACATTTATTATATGCTCGTTTTTGGAATATGTTTTTAAAAGATAGAGGTTTTATCAGTCACGAAGAACCATTCCAAAAGCTAATCAACCAAGGAATGATTTTGGGAATGAGTGCCTTTGTTTTCCGAGTAGATGGGACGAATCAGTTTGTTTCTAAAAACTTGGCGAAAGATTATCAAACTCAAAAAATCCATGTAGATGTAGCTTTATTAAAAGGAACGAGCGATGAATTAGATACTGATGCCTTCAAACAATGGCGACCAGAGTTCAAAGACGCAGAGTTTATCTTGGAAGACGATAAGTACATCACAGAGCGAGAGGTAGAAAAAATGTCTAAGTCTAAATATAATGTGGTAAATCCAGACGACATCTGCGAAGAATATGGTGCGGATTGTTTAAGACTTTACGAAATGTTCCTTGGTCCTTTAGAACAAAGTAAACCATGGAATACACAAGGGCTTTCGGGAGTTTATGGCTTTTTAAAGAAGTTTTATAATCTTTACTTTGATGGAGATGAGGTCAATATATCAGACGAAGAACCAACTAAAGAAGAGTACAAAGTACTACATACTTTAATAAAGAAAGTAAAATTTGATATAGATAACTTCTCATTTAATACTTCCGTGTCTTCGTTTATGATAGCAGTGAACGAATTACAAAAGCTGAAAACCAATAAAAGAAAGATTTTAGAGCCATTGGCGGTTGTTATATCTCCTTACGCACCTCACATTTGTGAAGAGCTATGGCAATTATTAGGATATAATGAGTCTATTGAGTTTGTAGAGTTTCCTGCTCTTAATGAAGAGTATCTAAGAGAAGACGAAATAGAGTATCCGGTAAGTTTTAATGGTAAAATGAGATTTAAATTACCTCTTTCTGCAGATTTATCTAAGGAGGAAATTGAGAAAATAGCAATAGAAAATGATAAAGTATTGCAGTATTTAGATGGTAATAGTATCAAAAAAATCATTGTAGTACCTAAAAAAATCATCAATATTGTATTCTAA
- a CDS encoding ExbD/TolR family protein, with translation MARVKPKRHGVVTDMTAMCDVAFLLLTFFILTTQFKKPDVEQIKPPSSISEKLLPDASLMTVNVTPDGKFYFQPVENGTERIQLLDNMGQKYGLSFTDKEKVAFTKVQAVGVPMTQLKSYLNLSEDEQKAFKSPTGIPMDSTNKQVIDWVEQSLKINPDYKLAIKGDGNTNYPKVKDLFEGLRDIEFYKFWLITTQEGGK, from the coding sequence ATGGCGAGAGTCAAACCAAAAAGACATGGTGTAGTAACGGATATGACAGCGATGTGTGATGTTGCATTCTTACTACTTACCTTCTTTATCTTGACTACACAGTTTAAAAAGCCTGATGTAGAGCAGATAAAACCGCCATCTTCTATATCTGAAAAATTGTTACCAGATGCCAGTCTAATGACGGTAAATGTAACACCAGATGGGAAATTTTACTTCCAACCTGTAGAGAACGGAACTGAAAGAATTCAGCTTCTAGATAATATGGGACAGAAGTACGGACTTTCTTTTACCGATAAGGAAAAAGTAGCGTTTACAAAGGTGCAGGCAGTAGGAGTACCTATGACACAGTTAAAAAGCTACTTAAACTTATCAGAAGATGAGCAGAAAGCGTTTAAGAGTCCTACGGGGATTCCTATGGACAGTACAAATAAACAAGTTATTGATTGGGTAGAGCAAAGTTTAAAAATAAACCCTGACTATAAGTTAGCCATCAAAGGCGATGGCAACACTAACTATCCAAAAGTAAAAGATTTATTTGAAGGATTGAGAGATATTGAGTTTTACAAGTTTTGGTTAATCACTACCCAAGAGGGAGGTAAATAG
- a CDS encoding energy transducer TonB: protein MSDENLGYNPSLDEIVFENRNKAYGAYDLRQSYKSILTRSMIIGTTLFCLAAATPFIVMKIKQLTAPPKQEVEANLIEILPEEEQIIEQPKEEEPPPPPPPKVEEEKVEIIQNVVPEPVKAPKVETPPPPISKQLETTTGLVNQEGVKKPSYSPPPPPPSTGKGTTVEVKPQVSTTEVYTTVDQEAEFSGGGLNGFRSAFQESFDTSVMEGDEGTLKAEVTFVVERDGSLSQVKVTGSNSTFNREAERAVKSIRKKWTPGKVNGEPVRSRFRMPVAMNFEY, encoded by the coding sequence ATGTCAGATGAAAATTTAGGGTACAATCCAAGTTTGGATGAGATTGTATTTGAAAACAGAAATAAAGCCTATGGTGCTTATGACCTGAGACAAAGCTATAAGAGTATTCTTACAAGGTCTATGATTATAGGTACTACTTTGTTCTGTTTAGCTGCGGCTACTCCGTTTATTGTTATGAAAATTAAACAGTTAACGGCTCCGCCTAAACAAGAAGTAGAGGCTAATCTTATAGAAATTCTTCCAGAAGAAGAACAGATTATAGAACAACCTAAAGAGGAGGAACCACCTCCACCACCTCCACCGAAGGTAGAAGAGGAAAAGGTTGAAATTATTCAGAATGTGGTTCCTGAGCCGGTAAAAGCTCCTAAAGTGGAAACTCCACCGCCGCCAATATCTAAGCAATTAGAAACCACTACAGGTTTAGTAAATCAAGAGGGTGTTAAAAAACCGTCTTATTCACCACCACCGCCACCACCTTCTACAGGAAAAGGAACAACGGTAGAGGTAAAGCCTCAAGTGAGTACTACTGAAGTATATACAACGGTAGACCAAGAAGCGGAGTTCTCAGGAGGAGGTCTTAACGGATTTAGAAGTGCTTTCCAAGAATCTTTTGATACTTCGGTAATGGAAGGTGATGAAGGTACTTTAAAAGCTGAGGTTACTTTCGTAGTAGAGAGAGATGGTTCGCTTTCTCAGGTAAAAGTTACAGGTTCTAACTCTACATTTAACAGAGAGGCAGAAAGAGCTGTAAAATCTATCAGAAAGAAATGGACTCCTGGTAAAGTAAATGGGGAGCCAGTTCGTTCAAGATTTAGAATGCCAGTGGCAATGAATTTTGAATATTAA
- a CDS encoding PstS family phosphate ABC transporter substrate-binding protein, whose protein sequence is MYKKIVYLLFLLVVVLSCKKGKEAENPQKGEIQVVADPSFKNVTEALAERYMAFYPEAKLDVVYKKEDSAFIDLLDGNARVIVMSRELTKKEKEVYKEKVDLEYNPAKFAGDAVVFVVSKNSSREHIKVSEIKEMLNSDDKNLIFDGANASNLNFIAQKFQVKPSALKYSIIKGNENIVNSIDKFNNKIGVISLNTISREFSPEAIALREKVKVLPVMDDKGKIYKPELSNIRNMEYPFSRILYFLTNEGFFGVGNGFIRFSCTQIGQIVVSKQGLQPYNIYKREVQMR, encoded by the coding sequence ATGTATAAAAAAATAGTTTATTTATTATTTCTATTGGTGGTTGTGCTTTCCTGTAAAAAGGGTAAAGAAGCGGAAAACCCTCAAAAAGGAGAAATTCAGGTGGTGGCAGACCCTTCGTTTAAAAATGTAACTGAGGCTTTGGCAGAAAGATATATGGCATTTTATCCAGAGGCTAAGCTAGATGTTGTTTATAAAAAAGAAGATTCGGCTTTTATAGACTTGCTGGACGGTAATGCTAGAGTGATAGTGATGTCTAGAGAGCTTACAAAAAAAGAAAAAGAAGTTTACAAAGAAAAAGTAGATTTGGAATATAATCCAGCTAAATTTGCGGGAGATGCGGTAGTATTTGTTGTTTCTAAAAATTCAAGTAGAGAGCATATCAAAGTTTCTGAAATTAAAGAAATGCTTAACTCTGATGATAAGAACCTCATATTTGATGGAGCCAATGCAAGTAATCTTAATTTTATAGCACAGAAATTTCAGGTTAAACCTTCGGCTTTAAAGTATTCTATTATTAAAGGGAATGAAAATATTGTAAACAGTATAGATAAATTTAATAATAAAATAGGGGTTATAAGTCTTAATACGATAAGTAGAGAGTTTTCTCCAGAGGCTATAGCGTTAAGAGAGAAGGTGAAAGTACTACCAGTAATGGATGATAAAGGTAAAATATATAAGCCTGAACTTTCAAATATAAGGAATATGGAGTATCCGTTCTCAAGGATTCTTTATTTCTTGACAAATGAAGGTTTTTTTGGAGTGGGAAACGGATTCATAAGATTTTCTTGTACTCAAATAGGTCAAATAGTGGTTTCTAAGCAGGGGTTACAGCCTTACAATATCTATAAAAGAGAAGTTCAAATGAGATAA
- a CDS encoding ferredoxin, giving the protein MVIVTLQRDKCIGCNYCAEFAPEYFRMSKKDGKSVLLKSTDKKGFHTIKVPLPEAFEPCDKAAKACPVKIISVKEI; this is encoded by the coding sequence ATGGTTATTGTTACGCTACAACGAGATAAATGCATTGGGTGCAACTACTGTGCGGAGTTTGCTCCAGAATACTTTAGAATGTCAAAGAAAGATGGTAAGTCTGTTCTGTTAAAATCCACCGATAAAAAAGGATTTCACACAATAAAAGTGCCTCTACCAGAAGCTTTTGAACCTTGCGATAAGGCAGCTAAGGCGTGTCCTGTAAAAATAATTTCTGTAAAAGAAATCTAA